From one Catenuloplanes nepalensis genomic stretch:
- a CDS encoding CheR family methyltransferase, with protein sequence MQQSLTSRPIGPDEFAYITGVLYSETGIRMTPGKEALVTGRLDKRLRALGLRGYGEYVRYLKGQPAGGPELRQLINLLTTNETFFFREQQHFDFIRDSVVPQHEPTRPFRLWSAASSTGEEAYTAAMVLSEAIPGRRWEIVGTDISTRVVEGAQLGIYPLAAADKIPRQMLRKYCLRGRDEYDGSMAVGRDLRSRVAFHRHNLMENLGHLGLFDVIMLRNVMIYFDPETKQQLVTRLQEMLQPGGHLIVGRSESLNAIPSRLVMVEPSIYRIPGQQRG encoded by the coding sequence ATGCAGCAGTCGCTCACCAGCCGGCCCATCGGCCCGGACGAGTTCGCCTACATCACCGGCGTGCTCTACTCAGAGACCGGCATCCGGATGACGCCGGGCAAGGAGGCGCTGGTCACCGGCCGGCTCGACAAGCGGCTGCGCGCGCTCGGCCTCCGCGGCTACGGCGAGTACGTGCGCTACCTGAAGGGACAGCCGGCCGGCGGCCCGGAGCTGCGCCAGCTGATCAACCTGCTCACCACGAACGAGACGTTCTTCTTCCGCGAGCAGCAGCACTTCGACTTCATCCGGGACTCGGTCGTGCCGCAGCACGAGCCCACCCGGCCGTTCCGGCTGTGGAGTGCGGCCAGCTCCACCGGCGAGGAGGCGTACACCGCCGCGATGGTGCTCTCCGAGGCGATCCCGGGCCGGCGCTGGGAGATCGTCGGCACGGACATCTCCACCCGCGTGGTCGAGGGAGCGCAGCTCGGCATCTACCCGCTCGCGGCGGCCGACAAGATCCCGCGGCAGATGCTGCGGAAGTACTGCCTGCGGGGCCGGGACGAGTACGACGGCAGCATGGCGGTCGGCCGTGACCTGCGCTCCCGGGTCGCGTTCCACCGGCACAACCTGATGGAGAACCTCGGGCACCTCGGCCTGTTCGACGTCATCATGCTCCGCAACGTCATGATCTACTTCGACCCGGAGACGAAGCAGCAGCTGGTCACGCGGTTGCAGGAGATGCTCCAGCCGGGCGGGCACCTGATCGTCGGCCGGTCCGAGTCACTGAACGCGATCCCGTCGCGGCTGGTCATGGTCGAACCGTCGATCTACCGGATCCCGGGGCAGCAGCGTGGCTAG
- a CDS encoding chemotaxis protein CheW yields MSDVSTATKTKTGSGRFLTFTLNDEAYALDIFHVLEILEYRNLTVVPMMPPFIRGVINLRGRAVPVIDLAIRFDRGTTEVRRRTSIIIVHIDETGLEPGPGGTDGDGGQDIGILVDSVNKVVALGAEDVEPAPSFGSGIRADYISGMARRDGDFLILLDVGNVLSISDMVTLGEAARARGRATDSDSDDPADEGI; encoded by the coding sequence GTGAGCGACGTGTCCACCGCGACGAAGACCAAGACCGGTTCCGGCCGGTTCCTCACCTTCACGCTGAACGACGAGGCGTACGCGCTCGACATCTTCCACGTGCTGGAGATCCTCGAGTACCGGAACCTCACGGTGGTGCCGATGATGCCGCCGTTCATCCGCGGCGTGATCAACCTGCGGGGTCGCGCGGTGCCCGTGATCGACCTGGCCATCCGGTTCGACCGCGGCACCACCGAGGTCCGGCGCCGGACCAGCATCATCATCGTGCACATCGACGAGACCGGCCTCGAGCCCGGGCCCGGCGGCACCGACGGCGACGGCGGCCAGGACATCGGCATCCTGGTCGACTCCGTCAACAAGGTGGTCGCGCTCGGTGCGGAGGACGTCGAGCCGGCGCCCAGCTTCGGCTCCGGGATCCGGGCCGACTACATCAGCGGGATGGCCCGCCGCGACGGAGACTTCCTGATTCTGCTGGATGTCGGCAACGTTCTGTCGATCAGTGACATGGTCACCCTGGGCGAAGCCGCCCGGGCGCGCGGCCGTGCCACCGACTCCGACTCCGATGATCCCGCCGACGAAGGAATCTGA
- a CDS encoding methyl-accepting chemotaxis protein, protein MADTTHARPPSSGFSFKNLSVAWKLRWMALTTCILLGVVGVVGIVQADSTQERLEKMYTVHLHNTKSLDDVAIVYRDSRIATRALGMAQTEAENDTGTARVEETQAGLSAAWAVVLGLDIAGADADRSSADQHFADYRAIVQDKLVPAAESDDITLFNQIVAEQVSPISASIDETMTKLLDAEDAAAKSSIDTSATAHATGRTVLIGLIVFALVFTFAMVQVITRSISRPLERTVRVLTGLAAGRLDQRLEVDSRDEVGRMGVALNSALDRLSETVSTVIDSSAQINNAASQISGASQSLSQAATEQASSIEETTSSLEQMTAGIAQNSDNARATEEMAAQARAEALEGGEAVQKTVDAMKEITSKIGIIDDIAFQTNMLALNATIEAARAGEHGKGFAVVATEVGKLAERSQVAAQEISELASGSVETAERAGSLLNTIIPSIIRTSDLVQEIAAASGEQSTGVRQINIAMNQIGKVTEQTASSSEELAATAEEMSAQTTQLQTMMDFFQVGGPVRRTRPDYAGADYSGREHAGRMGGNGTGYYSAQGASVAGGPSYSRRDQDAFAPEIEAKFDRF, encoded by the coding sequence ATGGCGGACACGACGCATGCCCGGCCCCCGTCGTCGGGATTCTCGTTCAAGAACCTGTCGGTCGCCTGGAAACTGCGCTGGATGGCCCTGACCACCTGCATCCTGCTCGGGGTGGTCGGGGTGGTCGGCATCGTCCAGGCCGACAGCACCCAGGAGCGCCTGGAGAAGATGTACACCGTGCATCTGCACAACACGAAGTCGCTCGACGACGTCGCGATCGTCTACCGCGACTCCCGCATCGCGACCCGGGCGCTCGGCATGGCGCAGACCGAGGCGGAGAACGACACGGGGACGGCCCGCGTCGAGGAGACCCAGGCCGGCCTGAGCGCGGCCTGGGCTGTCGTGCTGGGTCTGGACATCGCCGGTGCCGACGCGGACCGCAGCAGCGCCGACCAGCATTTCGCCGACTATCGCGCGATCGTGCAGGACAAGCTGGTCCCGGCCGCGGAGTCCGACGACATCACGCTGTTCAACCAGATCGTGGCGGAGCAGGTGTCGCCGATCTCCGCCTCGATCGACGAGACGATGACGAAGCTCCTCGACGCCGAGGACGCCGCCGCCAAGAGCTCCATCGACACCTCCGCCACCGCTCACGCCACCGGGCGGACCGTGCTGATCGGCCTCATCGTGTTCGCGCTGGTCTTCACGTTCGCCATGGTGCAGGTGATCACCCGGTCGATCTCCCGTCCGCTGGAACGCACCGTCCGGGTGCTCACCGGGCTCGCGGCCGGCCGTCTCGACCAGCGCCTCGAGGTCGACAGCCGGGACGAGGTCGGCCGGATGGGCGTGGCGCTCAACAGCGCGCTCGACCGGCTCTCCGAGACGGTCAGCACCGTGATCGACTCGTCCGCGCAGATCAACAACGCGGCCAGCCAGATCAGCGGCGCGTCGCAGAGCCTCTCCCAGGCCGCGACCGAACAGGCGTCCAGCATCGAGGAGACCACGTCCAGCCTCGAACAGATGACCGCCGGCATCGCGCAGAACAGCGACAACGCGCGCGCGACCGAGGAGATGGCCGCGCAGGCGCGCGCGGAGGCACTGGAAGGCGGCGAGGCGGTGCAGAAGACCGTGGACGCGATGAAGGAGATCACCAGCAAGATCGGGATCATCGACGACATCGCGTTCCAGACGAACATGCTCGCGCTGAACGCCACCATCGAGGCCGCGCGCGCCGGCGAGCACGGCAAGGGCTTCGCCGTGGTCGCCACCGAGGTCGGCAAGCTCGCGGAGCGCAGCCAGGTGGCGGCGCAGGAGATCAGCGAACTCGCGTCCGGCAGCGTGGAGACCGCGGAACGGGCCGGCAGCCTGCTCAACACGATCATCCCGAGCATCATCCGCACCTCCGACCTGGTGCAGGAGATCGCGGCGGCCAGCGGCGAGCAGTCCACCGGCGTCCGCCAGATCAACATCGCGATGAACCAGATCGGCAAGGTCACCGAGCAGACCGCGTCGAGCAGCGAGGAGCTGGCCGCGACCGCGGAGGAGATGTCCGCGCAGACCACGCAGCTGCAGACGATGATGGACTTCTTCCAGGTCGGCGGCCCGGTCCGGCGCACTCGCCCGGACTACGCCGGCGCCGACTACTCCGGTCGGGAGCACGCGGGCCGGATGGGCGGCAACGGCACCGGCTACTACTCCGCACAGGGCGCGTCGGTCGCCGGCGGCCCGTCCTACTCCCGCCGCGACCAGGACGCCTTCGCGCCGGAGATCGAGGCCAAGTTCGACCGCTTCTGA
- a CDS encoding DUF4394 domain-containing protein gives MKARLTRILAATVVVVAATIGIVVSQPAASQAATPSLQAIGLLTDGQRMLAWKTDNPGQNDWVRRVSGLMTDTSLIGLDFRVQDGQLYGAGNYGGIYRITLPPPGTSNPPVLTKVGQLGVALNGQSFGVDFNPAADRLRIVSNHGQNLSYDLNTNTTTAQTGLTDGATGATATGITGVAYTNNDLSNTTATLLFDIDTVKNQLSLQNPPANGTLFPIGQFGVDPSLNTGFDINTTLNTDKRAVGNTAFAVFVDPISLISTEYQIDLTSGFATRVDDFPLDVVEIAIAL, from the coding sequence ATGAAAGCGCGTCTCACGAGGATTCTCGCGGCCACCGTGGTGGTCGTGGCGGCGACGATCGGGATCGTCGTGTCCCAGCCGGCCGCGAGCCAGGCGGCCACGCCCAGCCTGCAGGCCATCGGGCTGCTGACCGACGGCCAGCGCATGCTGGCCTGGAAGACGGACAACCCGGGCCAGAACGACTGGGTGCGGCGGGTCAGCGGGCTGATGACCGACACCTCGCTGATCGGCCTGGACTTCCGGGTGCAGGACGGCCAGCTCTACGGCGCCGGCAACTACGGCGGCATCTACCGGATCACGCTGCCGCCGCCGGGCACGTCCAACCCGCCGGTCCTGACGAAGGTCGGCCAGCTCGGCGTCGCGCTGAACGGCCAGTCGTTCGGCGTGGACTTCAATCCGGCCGCGGACCGGCTGCGGATCGTCAGCAACCACGGCCAGAACCTCAGCTACGACCTCAACACCAACACCACCACGGCGCAGACCGGGCTGACCGACGGGGCCACCGGCGCGACCGCCACCGGCATCACCGGCGTCGCGTACACCAACAACGACCTGTCGAACACCACGGCCACGCTGCTGTTCGACATCGACACGGTCAAGAACCAGCTGTCGCTGCAGAACCCGCCGGCCAACGGCACGCTGTTCCCGATCGGGCAGTTCGGCGTGGACCCGTCACTGAACACCGGCTTCGACATCAACACCACGCTCAACACCGACAAGCGCGCGGTCGGCAACACCGCGTTCGCCGTGTTCGTCGACCCGATCAGCCTGATCTCCACGGAGTACCAGATCGATCTGACCTCCGGCTTCGCCACGCGGGTGGACGACTTCCCGCTGGACGTCGTCGAGATCGCGATCGCGCTGTAA
- a CDS encoding sigma-70 family RNA polymerase sigma factor has protein sequence MSSFTTTLSDREREDMIRANMALVGHLVRDMLGRVPAHVNRDDLTSAGLAALVTAARGFDPDRGIPFHRFAVTRIRGALLDELRGLDWASRSVRSRARQADTGRQALTATLGRTPTPQELAEYLGVPVSEINSTADDVQRAVVLSLQGFTTGSADDMVTESTLGPEDMLVHRERIGYLHNAIEALPERLRIVITRYFLNEEPMAVIAAELNVTESRISQLRAEALTLLKDGLNTHLDPGQVEPSGRPDGCVARRRATYFAQIGDKGTLNSRLSFTNHQGLPTHLAA, from the coding sequence ATGAGCTCTTTCACCACCACGCTGAGTGACCGCGAGCGCGAGGACATGATCCGCGCCAACATGGCTCTGGTCGGTCACCTGGTCCGGGACATGCTCGGCCGCGTCCCGGCGCACGTCAACCGCGACGATCTGACCTCCGCCGGCCTGGCCGCGCTGGTCACCGCGGCGCGCGGCTTCGACCCGGACCGGGGCATCCCGTTCCACCGGTTCGCCGTGACCCGCATCCGCGGCGCGCTGCTGGACGAGCTGCGCGGCCTGGACTGGGCGTCCCGGTCGGTGCGCAGCCGCGCCCGGCAGGCCGACACCGGCCGGCAGGCGCTGACCGCGACGCTGGGCCGCACGCCCACGCCGCAGGAGCTGGCCGAGTACCTCGGCGTCCCGGTGTCGGAGATCAACTCGACCGCGGACGACGTGCAGCGGGCCGTGGTGCTGTCGCTGCAGGGCTTCACCACCGGCAGCGCGGACGACATGGTCACCGAGTCGACGCTCGGCCCCGAGGACATGCTGGTGCACCGGGAGCGGATCGGCTACCTGCACAACGCGATCGAGGCGCTGCCGGAGCGGCTGCGGATCGTGATCACCCGGTACTTCCTGAACGAGGAACCGATGGCGGTCATCGCGGCCGAGCTGAACGTCACCGAGTCGCGGATCTCGCAGCTGCGCGCGGAGGCGCTGACGCTGCTCAAGGACGGCCTGAACACGCACCTGGACCCGGGGCAGGTCGAGCCGTCCGGCCGCCCGGACGGCTGCGTGGCCCGCCGCCGCGCCACCTACTTCGCGCAGATCGGCGACAAGGGCACGCTGAACAGCCGGCTCTCGTTCACCAACCACCAGGGGCTGCCCACGCACCTGGCCGCGTAA
- a CDS encoding sensor domain-containing diguanylate cyclase: protein MVAATMNDTARLRALVGIARAGNSALADPARLAAVVVQAATIIADSATLWTQSGTHRMLTRIGATHRDPAAEQVLRQAPGTITVGDYDGFVTAVTISGVGAVLDPAEIRTNLDALDPALVAGLTARGIAAASIQPLRAEGHPTGILVVTRDTGGDAFTEDELAYLQAVAEMAATSLSTVDLLNGSAVAFEEMRAQAEIVNQVSDVIVSWDGDGRVVTWNTAAEGVYLYSLADAVGCDAHALLDTRFLDEDGEPLTFEDVIPYIRETGVWNGELRQRRADGEEVEIKCSLTGLPEQSGSSFAAIMVNHDVTEQRRKERLALNDALTGLPNRRFLIHHLTQTLKRWRPGTPPMGVFFLDLDGFKKVNDTMGHDAGDEVLRVTAARLTEVLRAGDVVARLGGDEFVVVCHAIGDRESARSVAQRMIDNCAAPIPVGGDEPARVIPSIGVAMVDDAGAPPDGQEYEADEVLKLADGAMYGAKRNKGTGPVFA from the coding sequence ATGGTGGCTGCAACGATGAACGACACGGCACGCCTGCGGGCGCTCGTCGGGATCGCGCGCGCCGGGAACAGCGCGCTCGCCGACCCGGCGCGGCTGGCGGCGGTCGTCGTCCAGGCCGCCACGATCATCGCGGACAGCGCGACCCTGTGGACCCAGTCCGGCACGCACCGCATGCTGACCCGGATCGGCGCCACGCACCGCGATCCGGCCGCCGAGCAGGTGCTCAGGCAGGCGCCGGGCACCATCACGGTCGGCGACTACGACGGCTTCGTCACCGCGGTCACGATCAGCGGCGTCGGCGCCGTGCTCGACCCGGCCGAGATCCGCACCAACCTCGACGCGCTCGACCCGGCGCTGGTCGCCGGCCTGACCGCGCGCGGCATCGCGGCCGCCTCGATCCAGCCGCTGCGCGCCGAGGGCCACCCGACCGGCATCCTGGTCGTCACCCGGGACACCGGCGGCGACGCGTTCACCGAGGACGAGCTCGCCTACCTGCAGGCCGTCGCGGAGATGGCCGCGACCAGCCTGTCCACCGTCGACCTGCTCAACGGGTCCGCGGTCGCGTTCGAGGAGATGCGCGCCCAGGCCGAGATCGTCAACCAGGTCTCCGACGTGATCGTCTCCTGGGACGGCGACGGCCGCGTCGTCACCTGGAACACCGCGGCCGAGGGCGTCTACCTCTACAGCCTCGCGGATGCGGTCGGCTGCGACGCGCATGCGCTGCTCGACACGCGATTCCTCGACGAGGACGGTGAGCCGCTCACGTTCGAGGACGTCATTCCGTACATCCGGGAGACCGGCGTGTGGAACGGCGAGCTGCGGCAGCGCCGCGCGGACGGCGAAGAGGTCGAGATCAAGTGCTCGCTGACCGGCCTGCCGGAGCAGTCCGGCAGCTCGTTCGCCGCGATCATGGTCAACCACGACGTGACCGAGCAGCGCCGCAAGGAACGGCTGGCGCTCAACGACGCGCTGACCGGGCTGCCGAACCGGCGCTTCCTCATCCACCACCTGACCCAGACGCTGAAGCGGTGGCGGCCGGGCACGCCGCCGATGGGCGTGTTCTTCCTGGACCTGGACGGCTTCAAGAAGGTCAACGACACCATGGGCCACGACGCGGGCGACGAGGTCCTGCGCGTCACCGCGGCCCGGCTGACCGAGGTCCTGCGCGCCGGTGACGTCGTCGCCCGGCTGGGTGGCGACGAGTTCGTGGTCGTCTGCCACGCGATCGGCGACCGCGAGTCCGCCCGCTCCGTCGCCCAACGCATGATCGACAACTGCGCCGCCCCGATCCCGGTCGGCGGCGACGAGCCCGCCCGCGTCATCCCCAGCATCGGCGTCGCCATGGTCGACGACGCCGGCGCCCCGCCGGACGGCCAGGAGTACGAGGCCGACGAGGTCCTCAAACTCGCCGACGGCGCCATGTACGGCGCGAAGCGCAACAAGGGCACCGGCCCGGTCTTCGCCTGA
- a CDS encoding DUF6879 family protein, with protein sequence MADGPVGLLRRSFDERLAAAGVAASAALGVALNLVDWAGPGEAILVALAGSTLAFVVGAGLRAERRAEIRDQVDAVPALRPELTRILELTGRISAQYPDRNARDELRRRCRHFVEELEGLSRGQLRTASWDAAQLVERTQQCRRRMQAVTNITAVGPDWWTATLGRDYWRANTAAIARGVQITRVFIVADRTEPAFAALLAEQSAAGVRTLVLDHADAPRDLLVNMVIWDDSHAWQAEMNPFGGISGNIFHHDPGTVRRLRDLADACVERARP encoded by the coding sequence ATGGCTGACGGACCCGTGGGGCTGCTCCGAAGATCGTTCGATGAGCGGCTGGCCGCGGCCGGGGTGGCCGCCTCGGCCGCGCTCGGCGTGGCGCTCAACCTCGTCGACTGGGCCGGGCCCGGCGAGGCGATCCTGGTCGCGCTGGCCGGGTCGACGCTGGCGTTCGTGGTCGGTGCCGGGCTGCGCGCCGAACGGCGGGCCGAGATCCGCGACCAGGTGGACGCGGTCCCGGCACTGCGCCCCGAACTCACCCGGATCCTGGAGCTGACCGGCCGGATCTCCGCGCAGTACCCGGACCGGAACGCGCGCGACGAACTGCGCCGCCGCTGCCGGCACTTCGTGGAGGAGCTGGAAGGACTGTCCCGCGGCCAGCTGCGCACCGCGTCCTGGGACGCGGCCCAGCTCGTCGAGCGCACCCAGCAGTGCCGGCGCCGCATGCAGGCCGTCACCAACATCACCGCGGTCGGCCCGGACTGGTGGACCGCCACGCTCGGGCGCGACTACTGGCGGGCGAACACCGCCGCGATCGCCCGCGGCGTCCAGATCACCCGGGTCTTCATCGTCGCCGACCGGACCGAACCCGCGTTCGCCGCGCTGCTCGCCGAACAGTCCGCCGCCGGCGTCCGCACGCTCGTGCTCGATCACGCGGACGCACCCCGCGACCTGCTGGTCAACATGGTCATCTGGGACGACAGCCACGCCTGGCAGGCCGAGATGAACCCGTTCGGCGGCATCAGCGGCAACATCTTCCACCACGACCCCGGCACGGTACGGCGACTGCGCGACCTGGCCGACGCCTGCGTCGAGCGAGCCCGCCCGTGA
- a CDS encoding helix-turn-helix transcriptional regulator, giving the protein MDDRALGEFLRHRRERLRPEDVGLPGGGRRRTPGLRREEVANLAALSPDYYSRLEQGRVRTPSSAALASLARAIRLTGDEQDYLFRLAGQQPPEPRSHLAHVDPAMLYLLDALEHTPAQVSDDLLTVVAQNRAARNLLGVWTGLPGYESNVTWRWFADPASRDGNDPAEHGRIGAAYAADLRAGVAQRSAGDRFAQGLVADLLDRSAEFRELWAGQQVATLTSAPKLIRHPLVGELDLQCDVVLSPATGHRLILFRPRPGSHAHEQIAFLDVLGNQKFA; this is encoded by the coding sequence ATGGACGACAGAGCGCTCGGCGAATTTCTCCGCCACCGGCGGGAACGCTTACGACCCGAGGACGTGGGCCTGCCCGGTGGCGGCCGGCGCCGCACTCCCGGCCTGCGCCGCGAGGAGGTCGCGAACCTGGCGGCGCTCTCGCCGGACTACTACTCCCGGCTGGAGCAGGGCAGGGTGCGCACCCCCTCCTCCGCGGCGCTGGCCAGCCTGGCCCGCGCCATCCGGCTCACCGGCGACGAGCAGGACTACCTGTTCCGCCTCGCCGGGCAGCAGCCGCCGGAGCCCCGCTCGCACCTGGCCCACGTCGATCCGGCGATGTTGTACCTGCTGGACGCGCTCGAGCACACGCCGGCCCAGGTGTCCGACGACCTGCTCACGGTCGTCGCCCAGAACCGCGCGGCGCGGAACCTGCTGGGCGTCTGGACCGGACTGCCCGGTTACGAATCCAACGTCACGTGGCGCTGGTTCGCCGACCCGGCGTCGCGGGACGGCAACGACCCGGCCGAGCACGGGCGCATCGGCGCGGCCTACGCGGCCGACCTGCGCGCCGGTGTCGCCCAGCGCTCGGCGGGCGACCGGTTCGCTCAGGGGCTGGTCGCCGATCTGCTCGACCGCAGCGCGGAGTTCCGTGAGCTGTGGGCGGGGCAGCAGGTGGCGACGCTGACGTCGGCGCCGAAACTCATCCGGCACCCACTGGTCGGCGAACTCGACCTGCAATGCGACGTGGTGCTGAGTCCGGCCACCGGCCATCGTCTCATTCTCTTCCGGCCGCGTCCCGGATCGCACGCCCACGAGCAGATCGCATTCCTCGACGTACTCGGGAATCAGAAGTTCGCCTGA
- a CDS encoding SDR family oxidoreductase — MNISGNTVFIPGATSGIGLGLALRLRDRGNTVIVGGRRTALLEQIAAEHPGLDTIAIDTTDPASIAAARDALATRYPGLDTLITMAGIMEPEDLRDPASLDVAERTVEVNLLGPIRLIHAFLPGLLAQPAATVMTVSSGLAYVPLPATPAYNATKAAIHSFTESLRVQLHKSDVQVIELVPPATRTTLMNQQNSDVAMPLEDLLDEVMSLLETDPNAEQILVERVKWQRNAVAEGRYADVLGVLSGRYRS, encoded by the coding sequence GTGAACATCAGCGGAAACACCGTCTTCATCCCCGGCGCGACCTCCGGCATCGGTCTCGGCCTGGCCCTGCGCCTGCGGGACAGGGGCAACACCGTCATCGTCGGCGGCCGTCGCACCGCACTGCTGGAGCAGATCGCCGCCGAGCACCCCGGCCTGGACACGATCGCGATCGACACCACCGACCCGGCGTCGATAGCCGCGGCCCGCGACGCGCTCGCCACCCGCTACCCGGGCCTGGACACCCTGATCACCATGGCCGGCATCATGGAGCCGGAGGACCTTCGCGACCCGGCGTCGCTGGACGTCGCCGAGCGCACCGTCGAGGTCAACCTGCTCGGCCCGATCCGGCTGATCCACGCGTTCCTGCCCGGGCTGCTCGCCCAGCCGGCCGCCACCGTGATGACCGTCAGCTCCGGCCTGGCCTACGTGCCGCTGCCGGCCACGCCGGCCTACAACGCCACGAAGGCCGCGATCCACTCCTTCACCGAGAGCCTGCGGGTGCAGTTGCACAAGAGCGACGTCCAGGTGATCGAGCTGGTCCCGCCGGCCACCCGGACCACGCTGATGAACCAGCAGAACTCCGACGTGGCGATGCCCCTCGAGGATCTCCTCGACGAGGTGATGAGCCTGCTGGAGACCGACCCGAACGCCGAGCAGATCCTGGTCGAGCGCGTCAAGTGGCAGCGCAACGCCGTGGCCGAGGGCCGCTATGCCGACGTCCTGGGCGTGCTCAGCGGCCGCTACCGCTCCTGA
- a CDS encoding YccF domain-containing protein yields MIRFLLNVLWLIFGSGILLAIGYGIAALICFALIVTIPFGVASLRLAVYSLWPFGRTIVPKPSAGVASGLANVLWVVLAGWWLALSHITAGIAQCVTIIGIPFGIANFKLVPAAFWPLGQEIVDIDDRA; encoded by the coding sequence ATGATCCGCTTTCTGCTCAACGTCCTGTGGTTGATCTTCGGCAGCGGCATCCTGCTCGCCATCGGCTACGGCATCGCCGCACTGATCTGCTTCGCGCTGATCGTGACGATCCCGTTCGGCGTGGCCTCGCTCCGGCTCGCCGTCTACTCCCTCTGGCCGTTCGGCCGCACGATCGTCCCGAAGCCGAGCGCGGGCGTCGCGTCCGGCCTGGCCAACGTGCTCTGGGTGGTGCTGGCCGGCTGGTGGCTCGCGCTCTCGCACATCACGGCCGGCATCGCACAGTGCGTCACGATCATCGGCATCCCGTTCGGCATCGCGAACTTCAAGCTGGTTCCGGCCGCGTTCTGGCCGCTCGGCCAGGAGATCGTCGACATCGACGACCGCGCCTGA
- a CDS encoding DUF1877 family protein, with the protein MGLFGEWMRAAPADLKPLRGDLTAVRKFIADGDGPRSGTEADWAGIDFLLRRRDFPVDIIFGEEPFAAPSAEDKEWDSDPPCYLTPAQVRTAAAVLRDLTAEEFVHGVTAAELRRAGLYHLYTPAALPALAARLPAVRDYFTRAAACGDAIICWLS; encoded by the coding sequence ATGGGACTCTTTGGAGAGTGGATGCGGGCCGCGCCGGCCGACCTGAAACCGCTGCGCGGCGACCTCACCGCGGTCCGCAAGTTCATCGCCGACGGCGACGGGCCGCGCTCCGGCACCGAGGCCGACTGGGCCGGCATCGATTTCCTGCTGCGCCGCCGGGACTTCCCGGTCGACATCATCTTCGGCGAGGAGCCGTTCGCGGCACCGTCCGCCGAGGACAAGGAGTGGGACTCCGATCCACCCTGCTACCTCACGCCCGCGCAGGTGCGCACGGCCGCGGCCGTGCTGCGCGACCTGACCGCGGAGGAGTTCGTCCACGGCGTCACCGCGGCCGAGCTGCGCCGCGCCGGCCTGTACCACCTCTACACCCCGGCCGCGCTGCCCGCGCTCGCCGCCCGCCTCCCGGCGGTCCGCGACTACTTCACCCGCGCCGCCGCCTGCGGGGACGCCATCATCTGCTGGCTCTCATGA